The nucleotide window GGAAGTGAGCAATAGAGATACTACCACCGCCGTTTCGAGAGCAGTTCGTCCATTCGggccgctgctgcgcattGTAACGTCAAAAGGGCCTATACTATTGATAGTTCCATCAAGAGGACCACAGGTAGAAGTTGCAGCTTGGACTCGGGTAGCAAGACGTTTTGCGGCCGATCTGCTACTGTACGGCGCGATCAACTCTCAAATCATCGTCGATACAGACTTTGACTCTGCTAAACCCGGCGAGAGCTGGAAGCACAGCAACATTGTCACTTTTGGTGGACCCACGATCAACAACTTTACCCGATCAACATTTAATGGCTGGCCCACGGAGAGTCCGGTTCGCTTTCCTTCACCCGATACGTCGGCGCAGTTTGACATACAAGATCGAAGCTTCTACGAAAATGGCACCGCCATGCTCACGCTCGCACCTCATCCGACGTATGCTCAAGGCTTGACGTTGGTGGTGCACGGGATTGGAGTCCAAGGCATCTTGAGAGCAGCCCGCCTGCTGCCGACACGAACCGCGACCATGATTCCAGAGTGGGTGGTCGTCGATAGTTCGGCAGAATGGAAGGGAGAAGGTGGTGTTGAGGCCGCTGGATGGTATGACCGCGAATGGGGTTGGTCAGAGAGCATGTCGTACGTTGAATGACACGTTGAATTAGCGCAGACAGCCAAAGATTTTTTACCAAGGGGTTGGTGACCCCAGCGGCGCTTGTCTTGCTTATAGCGGATACTGGCAATTAGACTTACGCTGACTTGGGTACGTAATGAACCTCAGTCGGTGTCACATGACCGCGGAATGCATCCACTCGCGAAGTTTAAGCGTTTACGTGCATATGTCCAGAATGGTTGCCTCGCGATAGTACCTAACGAACAAGCTCTTAAGTGAGGATGGTGTGTCACTCGCGAGATCGTGGTGCCAGCTTCCGCGGCACGTACTGCAAAATGCGATccattcacattcgtgatttggtcACCAaatcgaatcacgaatgtcgtCTATCGTTACAACCACAGGCACAAGTGCAGTCACAACAACTTGCTTTACATCTTCCGCCAGGCGGGCATTCAGGATTGCAGTTCAAGTTGGAGCGGGGCTTTTGGCGCAGCATGGGTAAAGTTGTGTCTGTGTGGCAGACTTTTCCCCgcatattcgtgattggccTCACGTTTCTGCTTCTGGTCTGCGTTGAACCCTGCAGGAGCTCTGGTGACACACGCTCACACGctcaattcacgattcgttaTTAAGGCGATTGGACCACAGTCGTGCGTTGAGTTTGGCTTGTTCCGCGGCTGCTATGCTCGGTTATGTTACGTGTAAAACTAGTTCCCCCCGCACTTCTGAAGCGCTTGAGGATTAGCCGAACTGAGCGTGGCGTGCAAAGAACAGAGGAAATGGCACAGGACCCTGCttacactcgtgactgctgtTCCAACCTGATAGGTTCGATCGCCAGACTACCACTGATGGAGGGTCATGTGCTGGACTGCGAGAATCGTGCGTGCGCTTCATATCTTGGCCAACAAAGTCGGTCGTCGAGAGCGTTTGAGCAGTGGTCAGATGCTCGCTTTTGACTTGATGAAGAAAAAAGTCGATGAGGAGCCTGGCATGGCGACAGCGCTCTGTCAAGCCATGGCCGCCTGTGCGAACGGGCCAGCCACTTTCTCTATTATGGCACATCCAAGTCGTGAGCACAGCCTGTTGCGGCGCTGTTGCGGAAGAGTCACGCTACAATGCGCTTTCGCAAAATCCaattcgtgactgtatcCGCGAAGCCAAGCCGCGTGTGAGTAGTTCAAAGGAGAGCTTCCTTTGAGCACACCGTAACCCATTCAGACGAAGCGACAATCCAGGTAACTATATTAAGACGCTCCCCTTTCCccctcgtcctcctctcTGTCCtccttcctcctcctcgcaGGATTGTTCTTGTTTTCCCTCACACATCCAAACCCTACCTCAGCCACAACCATGGGTCTCTTTTCTTCCCCTACGCTACTCTCTGACGCTTCGGCGTATGCTACTGCTGCCAACTTGGCTCCTCAGACCGTGGAGGAGGCCCAGAAGGCAAAAAGCTACGATTTCATCATCTGTGGCGCCGGTACGGCAGGCTGCGTTCTGGCGAGCCGTCTCTCCGAGAACCCCAATACCTCTGTACTTGTTCTCGAAGCAGGCGGCAACAATGACGCTCTCGAGGTCAAGGCTCCCCTTGTTTTCACCAAGAACTTCAAGACGGAGCGAGACTGGGACTACACCACCACACCTCAAGCCTCCGTGCTCAACAAGGAGATGCAGTGGCCTCGTGGAAAGCTCATTGGTGGCTCTTCTTCCATCAACGCCATGATGTATCATCACTGTGCCCCTTCCGACTATGACGAGTGGAGCGAAAAGTACAACTGCAAAGGCTGGTCTTACAAAGAGTTTCTCCCTTTCCTCAACCGTGCAGAGAAGTACACTCCTCACGCATCTCAGCCTGATGTGAAGGTCGAAGAGCGAGGCAGCTCGGGGCCCTGGAAGACGGGCCATTCGTCATACAAATCCGAAGTCACCTCCAAAGGTTTTGTCAATGCTTGTGTCGAGGTAGGCATCCCCTTCAACCCTGACCTCAACACTCATCGCGGCAGCGAGGGTGTCACACAGTTCACCACTTTCATTGACAGCAGCGGCCGACGCTCTTCTGCCGCTACCGCCTATCTGCCCCTCGAAGTGCAGAAGCGACCCAACCTCACCATCGGCATTCATGTCATGGTTAACCGTGTCATTTTTGACCGCACCGGCTCACGGCCAAAGGCCATCGCTGTCGAGTTGCAGAACAGCAAGGGCGGCAAAAAATACtatgctgctgccaaacaGCGTATCGTGATTTGTGGCGGTGCTATCAACTCACCTCAGACGCTCATGCTGTCCGGTGTCGGTCCCGCAGcgacgctcaacaagcacgGCATCCCCGTTGTGGTCGACAACGCGTTGGTCGGCCAACGACTCAGTGACCACCTGTGTCACTCGACCATCAATGTGAAAGCCAAGCCGGGCCATACGCTCGACTATCTCGGCAGCGACATCAAAGCCATTCCGTCGCTTGCACGATGGCTCGTGACGGGTGGTGGTCCGGTATCGAGCAATGCTGGCGAGGCTGCTGCCTTTGTTCGGTGCAACGACCAGTCGCTGCCTCTGGTCAACTCGCTCACGAAGCCCGAGAATCGTCCGCAATACTTTGGTTCCTTGGGCAAGGGCCCTGACATTGAGCTCATCTGCACACCTCTGGCGTACGTTGACCACGGCGCCACTACGGCACCAGCTGGTACCGGTTGTGTCTCGATCGTGGGTCTCAATGTGCGACCTCGATCCAAGggcaccatctcgatcaagTCGGCCGATCCGTGGGAGAAAGCGATCGTCGATCCAAAGTACTTCACCGACCCCGACGACAATGACCGCAAGGTGACACTCGCTGGTGTACGTCTCGCCATCGCGATTGCCAAAGCCAACGCCTTGCAGCCATATCTTGAGGACTATCAAAGCGACAACGAGGACGATTTTTGGTGGCCTGTATCATCCACCGATCCAGACAAGCTCACTGATGATCAGTTGATGAAGTTCATTTGCAAGCGCGCCTTCACCCTTTACCACCCCGTCGGCACGGCCAAGATGGGTCCCGACGCTTCGGATTCGGTCGTCGACACAGCTTTGCACGTTCATGGCGTGGACAGATTGGTAGTGTGCGATGCGAGCATCTTCCCCGAGCAAATTTCAGGCCATCCCACTGCTGCCATCATTGCTGTGGCCGAAAAGGCGGCTGAACTGCTCAAGCACATTGCGGCCGACAAGGCGGCTTCGTCCACTATTCCATCTCATCTATAGTCGGAACGATTTGTTTTTGTTTGTAGTTCTTGTGTGTttttcattcgtgattgttgctGTATCATGCTCAATCTCGAGGCGCTGATCGAAGAAATGCGAAGAAATGGAGATGGGTAATTGGCAAGCGAGAATATGTAAATATGACAATTAAAGCTTCATGAACgcgatcgaggtggtggtggatcCCTTTGCGCCTCCGAAGGTGAAGGATGGGGTAGGGAGGACGTGTTGGACTTGGAAGCCTCTTGAGGTGAATCTGGCGGTGAGTTCTTGTTCGGTAAAGTTGCACGAGGTGATGAGGAAGATGCCGTGTTTCTTGACGAGCGTGTTGACCGCGTTTGAGTAAAGGTCGATGGGAAGAGAGCCGTTGATGGGCTGCGAGGAGAGAGCGATGGCGTCAAGTGTACCTTTATCGCAAACAAGGTCCCATCCTTGATCGGCGGCGCCGAGTTGCGAAGTGGGAAGGTGGAGTAGGGATTCCACTGAGGATGAATCGAGTAGATCTGCGGTGGTGAAAGTAACCCTTTCGCAATCACCTCCACGCTTAACGCCGATGGATTTGgccaactcgatcgaagCGGCAGAATAGTCGATGCCGACCAAACGATCGGCGCTGATGATCTCTTCCAGATCGGCCGACGACTCGATCATCTCGAATAGCAGGTGGCCGTTTCCCGTGCCCAGATCCAATACGGTGGGAGCGCTAGCGTCGCACGAGAACGTGCCGGCCACAGTCTCGGTATAGTACCGTTCCAAGTATCGAATCATGCGCATGACGGCATCTTCTCCGAACCACACTtcgccttcttcgccgATCTCGTTGAAGTTGGTCACCTCACGTGCGTAGACATCGTCCCAGTGCTGTTTGGTGCCCAACTTGGATTCGGGAAGCGGCTCGTCTTGTTTTACATGCTCAGAAGCGCTAATGGGGATGCAAGGCCCGAcggcgatcgagacgctctCTCCAATCTGAACAGTCGCGAATTCATTTGGATCGATCCCTTGACGCTTGGCTTCCTCTgccagcagcttgggcGGTTCGTTGACGTCTTCCGGCGTCAACCGGAAGCTTCCCCAATGAATTCCGTAGGATCTCTTACTTTTGACTTGGCGGTGGACGAGCACCGAATCTTGCGGCGCGAGGTGAACCGTCGACATGACGCTCCGTGGCAGATACGCTCCAATAGGGATGAGTGACACGTCGAATGGCCCCAACGCTTCCCCGATTTCTTTGAATGCGGGGCAAGTGGGCAATGAATCTTCTTGTTGCTTTGGCATTCCCCTCGGAACGGAACGATAACCGGTGTCGCCGGCAAAGTAGACGCTCGCTTTGTTTGAGGTCGCGGATAGGGCGTGGAATGTCCAGCCTGCCCAAAGTGTGCGGTCACGATCAAACGCGCCTCTTCCGGAAAAGTGCTGTGCAGGCACACAAGTAAGCTTGAGTACTGCCTCGTCGCCCAACGAAACGGTGCTCTGCTGCCACCAATCGCACTCGGTCACCTCGGCATCAGTCAGTCCGAAGTTCGACTGGAACCAGGGCTTGGTGCCGAGCGTACAGAAGACATGTGGACGTTTGATGTGCGAGGAGGAAGGATTCAGCAGCTTCTGAATCGTGGTGTAGTCGGTGTGGTCGTAGTGGTTGTGCgagaggacgacgaggtcggGCCAAGCGTTCTTGCCTTCCTTCTCGGTAGCTTGGGCGATTTCTTCGACGCTCACGGGTGCATCCGTATATCTTTGAGGACCAAACCACTGTACCGGAGAAACACGTCGAGAGAGAACAGGGTCGCAGAGAACTGTGATCTTTCGACCGTTGCCGATAGGAATTTGTAGATGGCAGATGGCGTGACCGAGCCAGGTGAATATGATGCTCTCCTCGTCCGAGCCTAGTGTATCGGTATCGGATGCTGTCCATGTAGGCTTGTTCACAGGCGGCAGAATAGCTCCACCTGCCGAAGAAGCTGTCTTGGGCGGCAAAGGCACCTCGTCCCAGTCGAATAGTCGAGCACGGAGGAATCCGAGAAGGCCATGAGCTGAGGCAGATGGCCAGGGCGACTGGAACTTTCTTCGCGAGACGTCAAGCGCCGCAGAGGCATCCGAAGGCTTTGGCACATTGGACCAGTGTGGTGGAGGCAATGTCTGGTAGAAAGCAGGTGCAACGCCGCTCTTCTGCTCGGGCTTGGAGACCGACCAGCCGACGTTAACTGTAGAAGCGGTGGATGACATTCTGCTCGCCGAACCGTGCAAAAGATGTGTGACGCCAGAAGTGCTTGGCCGTATCGATCGTGCCTGCATCAGCCAATGCCATCCGAGTCCTCGGATGAGCCGACAGCGATAAAGGAAAGACGAACaccacaatcgtgagtcggTGACGGTTTCCATCGCATCACCCGAAAAAGTGAGTGTCAAGCGCCAAGTGGACCTTTTTATGTGatttattcacgattatcaatcacattcacgattcttgtGCTTCAATCCAGGCAAAGGCGCAGTTCCGGCTTACAGAATCGGAAATGCCGCGGAGAGATGGCGACGTGGAATGTGAATTGCTTGGCCTGCTTTCGGGATCACCGCTCTCGACCGGAACCGAAAGACAGGCCGAGACGATTCTATTCATGATCCGTCGAGATTAGACAGGTGAACATCGTTCCGTCATCATTCAAGCGCAGTGCGGGTGACAAGCCCCCTGCCGACGCCATCACAATGTCGAGTCTTGCAGCCCGACCATCTGCAACTGATGATGAGACGCTCTATATCGGAGCAGTCAAGGATATCGAAGTTGATAGCACAGGCGCAGGCTCTCCTCCGCCATCCACGTTCGAGGCTTCGCTACCGTTCAGAGCTACAACGGCTTTGAACAATGTTAGCGTACCTGCAACAGTTTTGTCTGCAAATGCGGAGATCAGCTCTATCGGCTTTTCTGACCTAGCTTCAGAAGACCAAGACCATGCAACACGCCCAGTCTCGCTGCAAGAAGCACTCGGGCAAGTCCTGGTCATCAGTGGAGGCAGCGGCTTCAACGATCTTGTCGGCGCGACACCTGGTGCAACCTACGTCATGCCTATCTCTGACAATGGTGGTTCCTCTTCCGAGATTATCCGTGTTCTGGGTGGGCCCTCTATCGGCGACCTTCGCTCGCGTCTCAACCGTCTCATCCCGACCCCTTCACGACAGGATCATCAATCTGCTTCATCTTTCTCGTCGCCGCCACCACCCCAATCCAACGAAGCGATTCACAACCTTCTCTCCTATCGACTCCCCTCCCACGGATCATCTCGCGAAATCAAGCAAGAATGGATGGACATCCTTGAAGGACGCCACCGTCTATGGCGTGGCATCGAGCCGGAACGCAAAGAAGTGATTCGTGGCTTTCTGGTTCACTTTGAAAGCGAGGTTCTACGTCGCGCTCATCGACATTTCAATTTTCGAGGTGGATCGATCGGCAACTTCTTCCTTGCTGCGGCACAAAAATTCTTTCGCTCAATCCAGAGTGCGATCTTCTTGTTTTCTGCGACAACGCAGATCAGCACGAGCTCGATGGCCAGTAAAGTGCTTCCGGTCATCAATACCAACCATACCGCGACAATTGCGGCAGAGCTGGAGGATGGAGATATCATTGTGGGTCAGTGCGAGATTTCCCATCCTGCGCCAAAACCGGTCAAGGCGGGTGGTTTGGGGGCGGGAGGGGGAGCGAACGAAACGTGGGCGAGTCAACCACCAGGCACGCCGTCGTCAGCGGTATGGGATACACAGCGACAACAACAGGAGCGGTCGATGTCGCTTCATTCtcccaatcacgaactGCTGGTGGCAGATGCTATGCGGGGTATGGGGATGAGTGATGGCGGACCGTCCACACCAGGGTTTGGTCCTCCGGCGCATTACCACATCAATGAACCCTTTGCCTCGTCTGACTCTACCTCAATGAACGCTAGTGTCGACGCAGTCAAAGTCAACATGTCCGACAGCGAAGCACAAAAAGTAAGGCTCAGTGGGACGCCGTCAGCCGCAACAGCCAGAAGTGGACTCTCTGGCCATAGCCCCTTGTTCGCGCAACTTGTAGACGAACGAGCCGCGGCGTACGCTGCACAAGCCAGAAAAGGGCTCACAACTGTTGGAAATCAGAAAGACGGTCTGGATCCAGCTGACGATGATCAAGATTCACAAGATGgtctcgaccagcttgaCTCGCCTCGCGATGCGAGTGCTgccgaagacgacgctTCTCTGGATGCAAGTACGGCGTCTGTTCGCGATGCAGTTCTGAGACCAACCGGGTCACCTCGTCGCTCCGGGTCGACACGTAAAGAAAAGACGGGCAACATCATCTTCACGAAAGCGGATCCAGATCATGAGACCGCCCTGGCGTCGCGCATTCGACGCATCCTCTACGTGAATGCGTATCGTAACGAGATTTATCCAGCACCCAATCCCTCTTTTGTGTGTGCATTAAGTCGGAGTCGAACCATGATCTACTCGTGCGGTTCCTTATGGACCAGCATCGTCCCCTGTCTCAGTCTACGCAGTATCGCTACTAGCATTGCCACCTCGCGTTCGCTCACCTACaaagtgctgctgctcaacacgGTCCAGGATCGCGAAACCCGGGGCATGTCAGCgatcgactttgtcgacgcCATCTGCACATCGCTCAACCAAAGCGATAGTCCAAATTTGCAAGCCGCATATCCGCCAAATCAGCTAATCACTCATCTCGTCTACTTCCAAGATGGACAGGTCGACGTGGACAAGCACAGATTCCAACAAATGGGCATCACGTGTGTCGCTGCAAATTCATCCTTGAGGAACAAGAGCGGCACTCCCATGTtcgacgaggcgagcgTGAGCGACGCCTTGCGCCAAATTTGCATTCCCAAGTGATTCCGCATGCCTTGGTGTTGTCGCACGATTTCATGCAAGCTGCATACCAATCTGAACAAGCGCAATTGACGTTAGTCACAACTTCCGAGCGAGACCGCTCTGCCATGCGTGGGTCAAATGCGCCGGGGGTCCTCTGGACGAAAACAGCTCGGGCAATCGCAGCGCGGACCGCAGGCGGTACTTGAGATGgctttcgtgattgtgaaaAAAGGCAACAAATCTTACATGTAATGCGACGGGCCGCCAAGAGATACATATTGCTACTTCTCCAACGTCGCAAGGTAGTGTATATCATCGCACTCGCGGATGCGTTTCGCCGCCTGTTCCGCAGTCAAATCCCTCTGCGGTTCCGCCATCATCTCGAAGCCGACCAAGAACTTGCGCACCGAAGCGGACCGCAACAACGGCGGATAAAAGTGGATGTGGAACTGAGCAAATTCATCCTGCTCCTGCGTGTTGATCTGCGTTGGTTGCTGATGGACGCCCATCGAGTAGGGAAACGAGCACTTGAAGACGTTGTCCAATTTACAAGTGGTCTCGGCCAAGATGCGAGCCAGCGAGACGACCTCGACTTCGGTCATCTGCAGGATGTTGCGGATCTGACGTTGCGCAGGAAGCAGGAGCACTTCAAACGGCCATACCGCCCAGTAAGGTACGATGGCCACAAAGTGGCTGTTGGAGGTGATGACGCGGGGACGACCAGGGGTCGACAATTCAAGCTTAGCGAGCGTGAGCAGCATGGATGGGCGTCCGTGGTCGTCCAATGCGCCTAGGTTAACCTTGGCATCCTGGTTAGCCGGGTCCTTGGACCAGTCGCGGAGAGAAGCAAGCTCCTTGCTCGGCTCTTCCGGAATGTAATCCAGCGACCACACCTGTCCGTGAGGGTGTGGATTCGAACAACCCATCGCCGAGCCCTTGTTCTCGAAGATCTGAATGTACTTGACGAATGGGTTCTCAGCGGGGATCTGTTTGTAAATCTTCTGCCAGCTCCGAATGATTGGCACAATGTGCTGATCTGGCGAAAAGGGTGGAGTACTAAGCTGCGCCAGCGTCAAGTTGTGCTGCGGATTGAAGCAAATCACGTAGCAACGACCTCGAGCTGGCTGTGATTGGAGCAAAGGATGTTGGTTCTTCTCTTCCATTACCGATTGTGGTTTGAGCGCGGCATAGTCGTTTTCGAAGAAAAAGGTAGAGGTATAATCGTCGTTTTTCTCACCCGTGGCACGTGTGTTGCCAGGGCAGAGGTAGCATTTCTCATCATATGCGGGGAGAGACGTGCCCTGTGGCTTTTCCTCTTGACCTTGCCACGGACGCTTAGTGCGGTGGGGTGAGCAGAGCACCCAGCTGCGTGTCAACGGGTTGTATCTTCGGTGAGGATGCTCGGTTGCATCGAACTCGACGGGCTCTTGCTGTGAGCTGTCAGCGACCATATTGGCTTGCGTGCTAGCGTGGCCGTCAGAGTCGCCGTTGGCATGATTGTAGCCGTTCATGGGGATAGAGAGATGTCGTGTGCCTGGTGAGAACAATTTCGCGGCGGGATAGCTTGGCTCTGCTAGCGAGTGGCTATTCCGATCGACGTGTGAGCAACTTGTCAGCAGTCGTGCTGTTCTTGAAGGAGTTTCTCCTGTCCGTCACAGAAGCCGAGGCAGTCAGTTCGAGAGTAGGATAGATGGAAGGTGTTGATCTTCAAGCGTCGGTCGATCTAAGTATTTGACTTCAATTAAGTGCAGTTCACAGCAAACGTGAGTGCTTGACGAGATGGGTCGCGCGAATGGCAAGATGTGATAGTTTGTGGTCAAGATGTACGTGTAACAAGCCAAGGTGATTCGCACGTTGGCTTTAGGAGAGCTGACAGGTTGGTGTTCGTCGGAGCTCAGGATCTGCAAGAGGGTCTATGTTTGACGGCCATCGTTCAAGCCTCGCGCATGCGTGCAGGTAGCTGCCTGAACCACGAGCTGCTAAGTTCTGAGCTGCTCTAGCTAAGTTAGCTGACTCAAAGGCGTTTCAGAGATTACCGAAATTAAATTTAGCCAGCAGGGCGTGGAGTGCAGTCTGTCGGCCACCTAACCCACGTACGTTTTTCATTCGTCATTACGTcgcacgctgcagctccCTCACACTCGTCATTTCTGACTGGCGTGGGGGGTGGacctttttttttggttcGATTCATGATCATGATTTTACTACGACCCTTTACGCCTGAAGTCCGAACGAGATGAACACcgaaagtcgtgagtgacacGCTACACCAACCGCCCCCACCGACCAATTCCGAACACCGTCCAATATCGAAGCTCGAcctcgctgctggtgttcgtgattggttgACTGTATCTAGCACAGGATAGCTTAGATGCTCAAATGCGTGTCGAAGACACATGTTCTTTCATCTGCACACAAGTCTTTCAGTCTGCGTCGCGATGAGAACCCCTGCCATCCAT belongs to Mycosarcoma maydis chromosome 3, whole genome shotgun sequence and includes:
- a CDS encoding uncharacterized protein (related to gmc type oxidoreductase) encodes the protein MGLFSSPTLLSDASAYATAANLAPQTVEEAQKAKSYDFIICGAGTAGCVLASRLSENPNTSVLVLEAGGNNDALEVKAPLVFTKNFKTERDWDYTTTPQASVLNKEMQWPRGKLIGGSSSINAMMYHHCAPSDYDEWSEKYNCKGWSYKEFLPFLNRAEKYTPHASQPDVKVEERGSSGPWKTGHSSYKSEVTSKGFVNACVEVGIPFNPDLNTHRGSEGVTQFTTFIDSSGRRSSAATAYLPLEVQKRPNLTIGIHVMVNRVIFDRTGSRPKAIAVELQNSKGGKKYYAAAKQRIVICGGAINSPQTLMLSGVGPAATLNKHGIPVVVDNALVGQRLSDHLCHSTINVKAKPGHTLDYLGSDIKAIPSLARWLVTGGGPVSSNAGEAAAFVRCNDQSLPLVNSLTKPENRPQYFGSLGKGPDIELICTPLAYVDHGATTAPAGTGCVSIVGLNVRPRSKGTISIKSADPWEKAIVDPKYFTDPDDNDRKVTLAGVRLAIAIAKANALQPYLEDYQSDNEDDFWWPVSSTDPDKLTDDQLMKFICKRAFTLYHPVGTAKMGPDASDSVVDTALHVHGVDRLVVCDASIFPEQISGHPTAAIIAVAEKAAELLKHIAADKAASSTIPSHL
- a CDS encoding uncharacterized protein (related to SEE1 - probable lysine methyltransferase), which gives rise to MSSTASTVNVGWSVSKPEQKSGVAPAFYQTLPPPHWSNVPKPSDASAALDVSRRKFQSPWPSASAHGLLGFLRARLFDWDEVPLPPKTASSAGGAILPPVNKPTWTASDTDTLGSDEESIIFTWLGHAICHLQIPIGNGRKITVLCDPVLSRRVSPVQWFGPQRYTDAPVSVEEIAQATEKEGKNAWPDLVVLSHNHYDHTDYTTIQKLLNPSSSHIKRPHVFCTLGTKPWFQSNFGLTDAEVTECDWWQQSTVSLGDEAVLKLTCVPAQHFSGRGAFDRDRTLWAGWTFHALSATSNKASVYFAGDTGYRSVPRGMPKQQEDSLPTCPAFKEIGEALGPFDVSLIPIGAYLPRSVMSTVHLAPQDSVLVHRQVKSKRSYGIHWGSFRLTPEDVNEPPKLLAEEAKRQGIDPNEFATVQIGESVSIAVGPCIPISASEHVKQDEPLPESKLGTKQHWDDVYAREVTNFNEIGEEGEVWFGEDAVMRMIRYLERYYTETVAGTFSCDASAPTVLDLGTGNGHLLFEMIESSADLEEIISADRLVGIDYSAASIELAKSIGVKRGGDCERVTFTTADLLDSSSVESLLHLPTSQLGAADQGWDLVCDKGTLDAIALSSQPINGSLPIDLYSNAVNTLVKKHGIFLITSCNFTEQELTARFTSRGFQVQHVLPTPSFTFGGAKGSTTTSIAFMKL
- a CDS encoding putative UDP-glucose--hexose-1-phosphate uridylyltransferase, with product MNGYNHANGDSDGHASTQANMVADSSQQEPVEFDATEHPHRRYNPLTRSWVLCSPHRTKRPWQGQEEKPQGTSLPAYDEKCYLCPGNTRATGEKNDDYTSTFFFENDYAALKPQSVMEEKNQHPLLQSQPARGRCYVICFNPQHNLTLAQLSTPPFSPDQHIVPIIRSWQKIYKQIPAENPFVKYIQIFENKGSAMGCSNPHPHGQVWSLDYIPEEPSKELASLRDWSKDPANQDAKVNLGALDDHGRPSMLLTLAKLELSTPGRPRVITSNSHFVAIVPYWAVWPFEVLLLPAQRQIRNILQMTEVEVVSLARILAETTCKLDNVFKCSFPYSMGVHQQPTQINTQEQDEFAQFHIHFYPPLLRSASVRKFLVGFEMMAEPQRDLTAEQAAKRIRECDDIHYLATLEK